Proteins from a genomic interval of Rhodothermus marinus:
- a CDS encoding esterase/lipase family protein, which translates to MGAARLRIRAPAFPEPPVVPLRYPVLLMHGLGALALPWRPSQLHPIAEHLRRHGIRAYAPNVAPYAPMARRAERWRQYLQHVLEETRAPKAHLVAHSMGGLDARYLIARLDGYRHVASLITIATPHRGTALAELVLKRPATVRRWLERLARRLSHLLLPDEPTALLDTVAQLTPAYVTEVFNAEVPDHPDVPCFSWAGIAGPGTDVPITPCIAPLARYIYQREGLNDGYVSVRSARWGRFLGTLRVDHLRQVGVRIGPGARFDEKTFFLDLCRQVLAPIESGAFVD; encoded by the coding sequence ATGGGTGCGGCACGCCTCCGGATCCGGGCACCGGCTTTTCCTGAGCCGCCGGTCGTGCCCCTGCGCTATCCGGTGCTGCTGATGCACGGACTGGGGGCACTGGCCCTGCCCTGGCGTCCGAGCCAGCTGCATCCCATTGCCGAACACCTGCGGCGGCACGGCATCCGGGCCTACGCCCCCAACGTGGCCCCGTACGCGCCGATGGCCCGACGCGCCGAGCGCTGGCGGCAATACCTGCAGCACGTCCTTGAGGAGACACGCGCCCCGAAAGCTCACCTGGTCGCCCATTCCATGGGGGGACTCGACGCCCGCTACCTGATCGCCCGACTCGACGGCTACCGGCACGTCGCCTCGCTGATCACGATCGCCACGCCCCACCGGGGCACCGCACTGGCCGAGCTGGTGCTGAAGCGTCCCGCAACCGTGCGGCGCTGGCTGGAGCGCCTGGCCCGACGCCTCAGCCACCTGCTGTTGCCCGACGAGCCCACCGCCCTGCTGGATACCGTCGCACAACTGACCCCGGCCTACGTGACCGAAGTGTTCAACGCGGAGGTGCCCGATCACCCGGACGTCCCCTGCTTCTCCTGGGCGGGCATAGCCGGTCCCGGCACCGACGTACCCATCACGCCCTGCATCGCCCCGCTGGCCCGCTACATCTACCAACGTGAAGGCCTCAACGACGGCTACGTCTCGGTCCGGAGCGCCCGATGGGGCCGTTTTCTGGGCACGCTGCGGGTTGATCACCTGCGCCAGGTAGGCGTGCGCATCGGCCCCGGCGCCCGCTTCGATGAAAAAACATTCTTCCTGGATCTGTGCCGCCAGGTACTTGCCCCCATCGAATCGGGCGCTTTTGTAGATTAA
- a CDS encoding nucleotidyltransferase family protein has translation MKTVSEMNQLRPLSVEEIRCILAGEMPFLKERFRVKFVGLFGSVVRGEAGEHSDLDVLVEFEEPPTLFQFVELKDWLSRRLGCNVDLVMKSALRPHIKQHILQEVVAVSATHD, from the coding sequence ATGAAGACGGTGTCCGAGATGAACCAGCTCAGGCCGCTGTCGGTGGAAGAAATACGGTGCATTCTCGCCGGAGAAATGCCTTTTTTGAAGGAGAGATTTCGTGTTAAATTTGTTGGACTGTTTGGCTCGGTAGTGCGTGGAGAAGCGGGGGAGCACAGCGATCTGGACGTGCTGGTCGAGTTTGAAGAACCGCCAACGCTGTTTCAGTTTGTGGAGTTGAAGGACTGGCTGAGTCGGCGGTTGGGGTGCAACGTGGATCTGGTTATGAAAAGCGCGCTTCGGCCGCATATCAAACAGCATATCCTGCAGGAGGTGGTGGCCGTGTCAGCTACCCACGACTGA
- a CDS encoding diacylglycerol/polyprenol kinase family protein, whose product MAEVPQTASLSYRGELLRKALHLLALSIPIGMLHVTRPTALAVLWPLALAALGADVLRARWPTFHRFIREIFGGMMRPEELPPPGGPIAINGATWVLLSSALLATLFPLPLAATAFAVFMVGDAAAAVVGRRFGRHRWPGSRRTIEGSLAFFGAALLTALFFPVPPLHAVLAALLATVLEVLPLPLNDNLRVPLAVALLLWLVH is encoded by the coding sequence ATGGCGGAAGTCCCACAGACCGCGTCTCTGTCCTATCGGGGCGAGTTGCTCCGCAAGGCGCTGCACCTGCTGGCGCTGAGCATCCCGATCGGCATGCTGCACGTGACGCGCCCGACGGCGCTGGCCGTGCTCTGGCCACTGGCACTGGCGGCCCTCGGGGCCGATGTGCTGCGCGCCCGCTGGCCGACCTTTCACCGCTTCATCCGAGAAATCTTTGGCGGTATGATGCGCCCCGAGGAACTGCCGCCGCCCGGCGGTCCCATCGCCATCAACGGCGCCACCTGGGTGCTGCTCTCCAGCGCGCTGCTGGCCACGCTGTTTCCACTGCCGCTGGCCGCCACGGCCTTTGCCGTCTTCATGGTGGGCGATGCGGCCGCGGCCGTCGTGGGGCGCCGCTTCGGACGCCACCGCTGGCCCGGAAGCCGCCGCACCATCGAAGGGTCGCTCGCCTTTTTCGGCGCGGCGCTGCTCACGGCCCTTTTCTTTCCCGTCCCCCCGCTGCACGCCGTGCTGGCCGCCCTGCTGGCCACCGTGCTGGAAGTGCTGCCGCTTCCGCTCAACGACAACCTGCGCGTGCCACTCGCCGTCGCCCTGCTGCTCTGGCTGGTGCATTAA
- the hemE gene encoding uroporphyrinogen decarboxylase, translating to MTDFPPLQNDLLLRAARREPVERTPVWIMRQAGRYLPEYRALRADEAFFDVVRTPELATEVTLQPLRRFPLDAAIIFSDILVVPQALGLRVEMIPGRGPYFPDPLRTVEDLRRLRRPDVREALRYMLEAITMTRKALAGRVPLIGFCGAPWTLMAYMVEGGGSKTFARAKGWLYRQPEASHRLLSLLTDVLVEFLIAQIDAGAQVVQVFDSWAGVLSPDLFHTFALPYLRRIGGEVGKARPEVPRIVFARGAHASLAELAEAGYDVVGLDWTIDPRQARQLTGGRVALQGNLDPCALYAEPETIRRLTHRMLEAFGPRGHIANLGHGLHPDHNPDHVRAFVEAVHDYVPVASE from the coding sequence ATGACGGATTTCCCCCCGCTTCAGAACGATCTGTTGCTCCGGGCGGCGCGGCGCGAGCCGGTCGAGCGCACGCCCGTCTGGATCATGCGGCAGGCCGGCCGCTACCTTCCCGAGTACCGGGCACTTCGAGCCGACGAGGCCTTTTTCGACGTGGTGCGCACGCCGGAGCTGGCCACCGAGGTGACGCTGCAGCCGCTGCGGCGCTTTCCGCTCGATGCGGCCATTATTTTTTCCGACATCCTGGTGGTGCCGCAGGCGCTGGGGCTGCGCGTGGAGATGATCCCGGGCCGCGGGCCGTACTTTCCCGATCCGCTGCGCACGGTTGAAGACCTGCGGCGGCTCCGGCGGCCGGATGTGCGCGAGGCGCTGCGCTATATGCTGGAAGCGATCACGATGACGCGGAAGGCCCTGGCCGGTCGCGTGCCGCTCATCGGCTTCTGCGGAGCGCCCTGGACGCTCATGGCCTACATGGTGGAGGGCGGAGGCAGCAAGACGTTCGCCCGCGCCAAGGGCTGGCTCTACCGGCAGCCCGAGGCCAGCCACCGACTGCTTTCGCTGCTGACCGACGTGCTCGTGGAGTTTCTGATCGCACAGATCGACGCGGGGGCGCAGGTGGTGCAGGTGTTCGATTCCTGGGCCGGCGTGTTGAGCCCGGACCTGTTTCACACCTTTGCGCTTCCGTACCTGCGCCGCATCGGCGGGGAGGTCGGGAAGGCCCGGCCCGAGGTGCCGCGCATCGTGTTCGCCCGGGGTGCCCATGCATCGCTGGCCGAACTGGCCGAGGCAGGTTACGACGTGGTGGGGCTCGACTGGACGATCGACCCGCGCCAGGCCCGACAGCTGACGGGCGGACGTGTGGCCCTGCAGGGCAATCTGGATCCCTGCGCGCTGTATGCCGAGCCCGAGACGATTCGCCGGCTGACGCACCGGATGCTCGAAGCCTTCGGGCCGCGTGGGCACATCGCCAACCTGGGGCACGGCCTGCACCCCGACCACAACCCCGATCACGTGCGCGCCTTCGTAGAAGCCGTGCACGACTACGTACCGGTGGCTTCGGAATGA
- a CDS encoding prolyl oligopeptidase family serine peptidase — protein MLRRIGIGLAFLLLSVLVSVLAAHAQSKHTWTVEDILRQETLTDLEIAPDGRRIVWVRRRANFDEDRFETDLFLTYLDQKGTDGLPLTVQLTRSGNNHNPQWSPDGRYIAFLSSRKTDDDDKTQGSQLWLLDTFGGEPYRLTELDVPVQDFAWFDSTRLVFAARETPTYDEQQRKKQKDDAQAVEDTTEFYPVRLFRIAIDSKKIERLTENEGEILEFAVNPTGRFIVYSIDPHPVDADARHQPRQYLLDLERNETVEIFAERYFDPERFVWTRDGSGFYASDEFSSDPENEGAGITKLYYFDVARRTYTEVPLGWDAGVGYGGYQVTEGGVHVQLAAGPRMEPRFYEKTADGWRTHPVSDARLRHSTSIRIGPDGHTIAFVYSRADSLPQYLVGTYRRGRLTNVRPFVRLNTYLKDYPIPRAEVIYWEGAEGDTVNGILYYPFNYRPGRRHPLMVVIHGGPSGVDLDAWRADWTVYPPLWAQRGAFVLRPNYHGSGHHGLEFVESIKGRYYELELPDIIKGIEHLVAQGLVDPDSLGVMGWSNGAILTIALTVEYPERFKVAMPGAGDVNWISDYGNCAFGVSFDDSYFGGPPWERLDHYIAKSPLFRLHRVVTPTLIHFGDQDTAVPTEQGWQHYRALQQLGKAPVRFILYPGEPHGFRRPSHQKRKMEEDLAWADTYLFGRTSMAERLRRRVLPESAPLALKLRARRIARTADGRYGVEQNGMLLPEMVRLDDTLWVGRFEVTRAQFRAFKPDYPVPPGTENYPASGITADEARAYVAWLRRQTGQPYRLPTVAELEKLQRKAGASENTLAYWLGYTPNPDERRQLEDVLADFRPDELLLPVGSRPPGNAKDPDAPLLYDLDGNVAEWAVGEDGRLQPSGASAVTVRDPRTKEVPAPPPAFIGLRVVFPRH, from the coding sequence ATGCTGCGGCGAATTGGAATCGGCCTGGCCTTTTTGCTGCTTTCTGTGCTTGTTTCTGTGCTTGCGGCCCACGCCCAGTCGAAGCACACCTGGACCGTCGAGGACATCCTGCGTCAGGAGACGCTTACCGACCTGGAGATCGCCCCCGACGGGCGGCGCATCGTGTGGGTGCGCCGCCGGGCCAACTTCGACGAAGATCGCTTCGAGACCGACCTGTTTCTGACCTATCTGGACCAGAAAGGCACCGACGGGCTGCCACTGACCGTCCAGCTCACGCGCAGCGGCAACAACCACAACCCCCAGTGGAGCCCGGACGGCCGTTACATTGCTTTTCTCTCGTCGCGTAAGACCGACGACGACGACAAAACACAGGGAAGCCAGCTCTGGCTGCTCGACACCTTCGGCGGCGAGCCCTACCGCCTGACCGAACTGGACGTGCCGGTGCAGGACTTCGCCTGGTTCGACAGCACGCGACTGGTCTTTGCCGCCCGCGAAACGCCCACCTACGACGAACAGCAGCGCAAAAAGCAGAAAGACGACGCGCAGGCCGTCGAGGACACCACCGAATTCTACCCCGTACGGCTTTTCCGCATAGCCATTGACTCGAAGAAAATCGAGCGGCTGACGGAAAACGAAGGAGAAATCCTGGAATTTGCCGTCAATCCGACGGGACGCTTTATCGTCTACAGCATCGATCCACATCCGGTCGATGCCGACGCGCGGCACCAGCCCCGCCAGTACCTGCTGGACCTTGAGCGCAACGAGACCGTCGAGATCTTCGCCGAGCGCTACTTTGATCCGGAACGCTTCGTGTGGACGCGCGACGGGTCCGGCTTCTATGCAAGCGACGAGTTCTCCTCGGATCCAGAAAACGAAGGCGCCGGGATCACGAAGCTCTACTACTTCGACGTCGCCCGGCGTACCTACACGGAAGTGCCGCTCGGCTGGGACGCGGGCGTCGGCTACGGAGGCTACCAGGTGACCGAGGGCGGCGTCCATGTGCAACTGGCGGCCGGTCCGCGTATGGAGCCTCGCTTCTACGAAAAGACGGCCGATGGCTGGCGTACCCACCCCGTTTCGGACGCACGCCTGCGCCACAGCACGTCGATCCGGATCGGCCCCGACGGCCACACGATCGCCTTCGTGTACTCCCGCGCCGACTCGCTGCCGCAATATCTGGTAGGCACCTACCGCCGCGGCCGGCTGACCAACGTTCGGCCCTTCGTGCGCCTCAATACCTACCTCAAAGACTACCCCATCCCCCGCGCCGAGGTGATCTACTGGGAAGGCGCCGAAGGCGACACGGTCAACGGGATCCTGTACTATCCCTTCAACTACCGGCCGGGCCGCCGCCATCCGCTGATGGTGGTCATTCACGGTGGACCCAGCGGCGTCGATCTGGACGCCTGGCGGGCCGACTGGACGGTCTATCCGCCGCTCTGGGCCCAGCGCGGTGCCTTCGTGCTCCGGCCCAACTACCACGGGAGCGGCCACCACGGGCTGGAGTTCGTCGAGTCGATCAAAGGACGCTACTACGAGCTGGAGCTGCCCGACATCATCAAGGGCATCGAGCACCTGGTAGCGCAGGGGCTGGTCGATCCCGACTCGCTGGGCGTGATGGGCTGGTCGAACGGGGCCATCCTGACCATCGCACTGACCGTCGAGTATCCGGAGCGCTTCAAGGTGGCCATGCCGGGCGCGGGCGATGTGAACTGGATCTCGGACTACGGCAACTGCGCGTTCGGCGTCAGCTTCGACGATTCCTACTTCGGCGGGCCGCCGTGGGAGCGTCTGGACCACTACATCGCCAAAAGCCCGCTTTTCCGGCTGCACCGGGTCGTCACCCCCACGCTGATTCACTTCGGCGATCAGGACACGGCCGTGCCCACCGAGCAGGGCTGGCAACACTACCGGGCGCTCCAGCAGCTGGGGAAGGCGCCTGTCCGCTTCATCCTGTATCCCGGCGAGCCGCACGGCTTCCGGCGTCCCTCGCATCAGAAGCGCAAGATGGAAGAAGACCTGGCCTGGGCCGACACCTACCTGTTCGGCCGCACGTCGATGGCCGAGCGCCTGCGCCGGCGCGTGCTGCCCGAAAGCGCCCCGCTGGCGCTGAAGCTGCGGGCCCGCCGGATCGCCCGGACGGCCGACGGACGCTACGGGGTCGAACAGAACGGCATGTTGCTTCCGGAAATGGTTCGACTGGACGACACGCTGTGGGTCGGCCGCTTCGAGGTGACGCGGGCGCAGTTCCGGGCCTTCAAGCCGGACTACCCCGTGCCGCCCGGCACCGAAAACTATCCGGCCAGCGGCATCACGGCCGACGAAGCGCGCGCCTACGTGGCCTGGCTCCGCCGCCAGACCGGCCAGCCCTACCGGCTGCCCACCGTGGCCGAACTGGAAAAGCTGCAGCGGAAAGCCGGCGCTTCAGAAAACACGCTGGCCTACTGGCTGGGCTACACGCCCAACCCGGACGAGCGCCGACAACTGGAAGACGTGCTGGCCGACTTTCGGCCGGACGAACTGCTACTGCCCGTCGGATCACGTCCACCGGGTAACGCAAAAGACCCGGACGCGCCGCTGCTGTACGACCTGGACGGCAACGTGGCCGAGTGGGCGGTAGGCGAAGACGGTCGCCTGCAACCCTCCGGCGCCTCGGCCGTCACGGTACGCGATCCACGCACGAAGGAAGTGCCGGCGCCGCCCCCGGCCTTTATCGGACTGCGGGTGGTGTTTCCGCGCCACTGA
- a CDS encoding sensor histidine kinase, which yields MTEPYAALLIDPTDTLTLAQVLQSDAWRSPARLTPDLPPGTYWLRLKLVAAPGLSHWLVEIPADQVTGYVLVDGRLPPRDTLRTGFLVPPRARDIATFRPPYLSLHLTPGVPHHLYLRVRHNFVSYVSPGVPVPIRLHPIDEALAAERSHRVVQGLLAGLLLAMALYNLFLFLVVRERSYLYYVMLTALLALFWLSASGYLADLFWSSERAYPHAIDFYLLLGAGLGYLCFTVSFLETSRYAPIYHRLLHLLMALLTLPALLGLLGYWVLAEQFAALAALMAALLGFGAGWQAHRRDHPLARYYLLAALPFVLGLVVYVATWWGLLPVVPVTRYSAQFGSAAEALLLSLALGARIRLLTRERAQALLDRTRAEAAERHLQEINALKTHLLGATAHDLRNPLSSVQGLIQTVREELPPDSPHRELLELAEAASQRMLGTIEQLITASALESGRVTFRRMRVDLVELVAETVHFHQDRATRKQQQLVFLAPSAGSCVVETDPEQLRRALTNLLTNALKFTPFGKRITVQLARHTDAVRLSVRDEGPGLTEADRARLFGYFQRLSAQPTGDEPSSGLGLAITKQIVERLGGRIEVDSTPGQGSTFTIVLPVSSAAS from the coding sequence GTGACAGAGCCTTATGCGGCGCTGCTTATCGATCCCACCGATACGCTGACACTTGCTCAGGTCCTTCAGTCCGACGCCTGGCGCTCTCCGGCTCGCCTGACGCCCGATCTACCACCGGGAACGTACTGGCTCCGGCTGAAGCTGGTCGCCGCGCCGGGGCTCTCGCACTGGCTGGTCGAGATTCCGGCCGATCAGGTGACCGGCTACGTGCTGGTGGACGGCCGTCTGCCGCCTCGCGACACGCTGCGCACGGGCTTTCTGGTACCGCCCCGAGCGCGCGACATTGCCACCTTCCGGCCGCCCTATCTTTCGCTGCACCTTACGCCGGGCGTGCCGCATCACCTGTACCTGCGCGTCCGGCACAACTTCGTCAGCTACGTCTCGCCGGGCGTTCCGGTGCCGATCCGGCTGCATCCGATCGACGAAGCCCTGGCGGCCGAACGTTCCCATCGCGTGGTGCAGGGTCTGCTGGCGGGGCTGCTGCTGGCCATGGCGCTCTACAATCTGTTTCTGTTTCTGGTGGTGCGCGAGCGAAGCTATCTCTACTACGTAATGCTGACGGCCCTGCTGGCGCTGTTCTGGCTTTCGGCCTCGGGCTACCTGGCCGATCTGTTCTGGTCCTCCGAGCGCGCCTATCCCCACGCGATCGACTTTTACCTGCTGCTGGGGGCCGGGCTCGGTTACCTGTGCTTCACGGTCTCCTTTCTGGAAACGTCGCGCTATGCGCCAATCTACCATCGGCTGCTGCACCTGTTGATGGCCCTGCTGACGCTCCCCGCTCTGCTGGGCCTGCTCGGCTACTGGGTGCTGGCCGAACAGTTTGCCGCCCTGGCCGCGCTGATGGCGGCGCTGCTCGGCTTCGGGGCCGGCTGGCAGGCCCATCGCCGCGACCATCCCCTGGCCCGCTATTACCTGCTGGCTGCCTTGCCCTTCGTGCTCGGGCTTGTAGTGTACGTGGCCACCTGGTGGGGCCTGTTGCCCGTCGTGCCGGTTACCCGCTACAGCGCCCAGTTCGGTTCGGCTGCCGAGGCGCTGCTCCTGTCGCTGGCACTGGGCGCCCGCATCCGCCTGCTGACGCGCGAACGCGCGCAGGCCCTGCTGGACCGCACCCGGGCCGAGGCCGCCGAGCGGCACCTTCAGGAAATCAATGCGCTGAAAACCCACCTGCTGGGCGCTACCGCCCATGACCTGCGCAATCCACTGAGCAGCGTGCAGGGATTGATCCAGACCGTACGCGAGGAGCTTCCGCCCGACAGCCCCCACCGGGAACTGCTCGAACTGGCCGAAGCAGCCAGTCAGCGCATGCTGGGCACCATCGAGCAGCTGATCACCGCCTCGGCACTGGAAAGCGGGCGGGTTACCTTCCGGCGCATGCGCGTGGATCTGGTCGAACTGGTCGCCGAAACCGTCCACTTCCATCAGGACCGCGCCACCCGTAAGCAGCAGCAACTCGTTTTCCTGGCACCGTCTGCAGGATCCTGCGTGGTGGAGACCGATCCCGAGCAACTGCGGCGGGCCCTGACGAACCTGCTCACCAATGCGCTCAAGTTCACGCCTTTCGGCAAGCGTATCACAGTACAACTCGCCCGCCATACCGACGCGGTGCGGCTGAGTGTCCGAGACGAAGGCCCCGGCCTGACCGAAGCCGATCGTGCGCGCTTGTTCGGGTATTTTCAGCGTCTTTCGGCGCAACCCACCGGCGACGAACCGTCGAGCGGGCTGGGCCTGGCCATCACGAAGCAGATCGTCGAGCGCCTGGGCGGCCGGATCGAAGTCGACAGCACCCCCGGCCAGGGCAGCACGTTTACGATCGTGCTGCCCGTCTCTTCTGCTGCTTCGTAG
- a CDS encoding glycoside hydrolase family 2 protein, translating into MRRYFLLLLLGWLVGAAHAQPDPLIINVDGRRTTSLHGSWAAIVDPYDVGYRTYRNTPDPNGFFRHRRPQHPADRIEYSFEDAPRLEVPGDWNSQRPELFFYEGTVWYQRTFTYRLPADRRLFLYFGAANYEAIVALNGQVLGRHEGGFTPFNFEITELVRDGENDLVVYVNNRRRAEGVPTDNMDWWNYGGLTRRVLLVETPRTFVRDYFVQLDPADPSFLAGWVQLDGPERTLTVTLRLPELGLVQTIRPDTSGRGTFRLRVPERLERWSPAHPRRYRVELATRYETVVDSIGFRTIETRGTELLLNGRPIFLRGISIHEEAPFEGRRAFSEEDARVLLGWARELGCNFVRLAHYPHNEAMVRTAEAMGLLVWAEIPVYWTIQWENPHTLELARQQLRELITRDKNRAAVILWSVANETPRGEARLRFLRTLIDEARRLDPTRLVTAALEHRYVNDTTIVIDDELSRYLDVLGNNEYIGWYDGPPEKARRVVWQNAYDKPLIMSEWGGGAKAGFHGPAEQIWTEEYQARLYREQIAMLRRIPFLVGMSPWILKDFRSPRRPLARIQDYWNRKGVISDRGQRKQAFYVLQAFYRELAQSAIND; encoded by the coding sequence ATGCGCCGCTACTTTCTGTTGCTTCTGCTGGGCTGGCTGGTCGGGGCCGCCCATGCTCAGCCTGACCCGCTCATCATCAACGTGGACGGCCGCCGGACCACCTCACTGCATGGAAGCTGGGCCGCCATCGTCGATCCCTACGACGTGGGCTACCGCACCTACCGCAACACGCCCGACCCTAACGGCTTTTTCCGCCACCGCCGCCCCCAGCATCCGGCCGATCGCATCGAGTACAGCTTCGAAGACGCCCCGCGCCTGGAGGTGCCCGGCGACTGGAACAGCCAGCGCCCCGAACTTTTCTTCTACGAGGGCACCGTCTGGTACCAGCGCACTTTCACCTATCGCCTCCCGGCCGATCGGCGGCTGTTTCTCTACTTCGGGGCGGCCAACTACGAGGCCATCGTGGCCCTCAACGGTCAGGTGCTGGGCCGCCACGAAGGCGGCTTTACCCCGTTCAATTTTGAAATCACAGAGCTTGTCCGCGACGGCGAAAATGATCTGGTCGTCTACGTGAACAACCGTCGCCGCGCCGAGGGCGTCCCCACCGACAACATGGACTGGTGGAACTATGGTGGGCTGACGCGGCGCGTGCTGCTGGTGGAGACGCCCCGCACGTTCGTGCGCGACTATTTCGTGCAGCTCGATCCGGCGGACCCGTCGTTTCTTGCGGGCTGGGTGCAGCTCGACGGTCCCGAGCGCACGCTGACGGTGACGCTCCGCCTTCCAGAGCTGGGGCTTGTGCAGACGATCCGGCCCGACACGAGCGGTCGCGGTACGTTCCGGCTGCGTGTGCCGGAGCGGCTCGAGCGCTGGAGTCCAGCGCACCCGCGCCGCTACCGGGTCGAACTGGCCACGCGCTACGAGACCGTGGTCGACTCGATCGGCTTTCGGACGATCGAGACCCGGGGCACCGAGCTGTTGCTCAACGGCCGCCCCATTTTTCTGCGGGGCATTTCGATCCACGAGGAGGCGCCTTTCGAGGGACGGCGGGCCTTTTCCGAGGAGGACGCCCGCGTGCTGCTGGGCTGGGCGCGCGAGCTGGGCTGCAACTTCGTGCGGCTGGCGCACTATCCGCACAACGAAGCCATGGTACGCACGGCCGAGGCGATGGGCCTGCTGGTGTGGGCCGAGATTCCGGTCTACTGGACGATCCAGTGGGAGAACCCGCACACGCTGGAGCTGGCGCGTCAGCAACTGCGTGAGCTGATCACACGCGACAAAAATCGGGCGGCCGTGATTCTCTGGTCGGTGGCCAACGAGACGCCGCGCGGCGAGGCGCGGCTGCGCTTTCTGCGCACACTGATCGACGAGGCACGTCGGCTGGACCCGACGCGGCTGGTAACGGCCGCGCTGGAGCACCGCTACGTGAACGACACGACGATCGTGATCGACGACGAACTGAGCCGCTACCTGGACGTGCTGGGCAACAACGAGTACATCGGCTGGTACGACGGGCCGCCCGAGAAGGCGCGGCGCGTGGTCTGGCAAAACGCCTACGACAAGCCGCTCATCATGAGCGAGTGGGGCGGCGGGGCGAAGGCGGGCTTTCACGGGCCGGCCGAGCAGATCTGGACCGAGGAGTACCAGGCGCGGCTCTACCGGGAACAGATCGCCATGCTGCGGCGGATTCCGTTTCTGGTGGGCATGTCGCCGTGGATTCTGAAGGATTTTCGCTCGCCGCGGCGACCGCTGGCGCGCATTCAGGACTACTGGAACCGGAAGGGCGTGATCTCGGATCGCGGTCAGCGCAAGCAGGCCTTCTACGTGCTGCAGGCGTTTTACCGGGAGCTGGCCCAGAGCGCGATCAACGATTGA
- a CDS encoding RNA-guided endonuclease InsQ/TnpB family protein, with the protein MQTLTLRTRLEPTPAQADALQETLERFAQACNLTLEVARACRTFSKFKLQRLVYGQLRALGLSANLAIRAIARVGRRKGHRAKHYRPTSCDYDQRTLSLRGESVSLSTTHGRLRIPMRLSPYHRYWLARARSVQGGRLLRDRRGRWYVHLTVRVAVPEALPTGRVVGVDLGQRHLAALSTGERLSGGALKTKRLHYRAKRAEIRSKLDRPSERTRSLRRLWARLSGRERRFVRQVLHEASRRIVDGLAPGDVLAIEDLRGLRGRTKRKGKAARHLHQLWPYGLFRRLLEYKARLKGVRVVVVDPAHTSQTCPCCGHVDRRNRRSGRLFRCRACGFQHNADVVAALNLARRAGSEGMGRCQPAPGAIPAGGREGKPTTSVVGS; encoded by the coding sequence ATGCAGACGCTGACGCTGCGCACACGGCTTGAGCCCACGCCCGCGCAAGCCGACGCCCTCCAGGAAACCCTCGAGCGCTTCGCGCAGGCGTGCAATCTGACGCTGGAGGTGGCCCGTGCATGCCGCACCTTCAGCAAGTTCAAACTCCAGCGGCTCGTCTATGGACAACTCCGCGCGCTGGGCCTGTCGGCCAACCTGGCCATTCGGGCCATCGCCCGCGTGGGAAGGCGCAAAGGGCATCGCGCAAAGCACTACCGCCCCACCTCCTGTGACTATGACCAGCGCACGCTCTCGCTGCGAGGCGAAAGCGTCAGCCTTTCGACTACGCACGGGCGCCTGCGCATTCCCATGCGGCTGAGTCCATACCATCGCTACTGGCTTGCTCGGGCGCGCAGTGTGCAGGGTGGGAGGCTGCTTCGCGACCGACGCGGACGCTGGTATGTCCACCTGACCGTTCGCGTTGCGGTGCCGGAAGCATTGCCGACCGGTCGGGTGGTGGGCGTCGATCTGGGGCAACGTCACCTGGCGGCGCTTTCGACGGGCGAGCGTCTGTCCGGGGGCGCGCTCAAGACGAAGCGGCTCCACTACCGCGCAAAACGCGCCGAGATCCGCTCGAAGCTGGATCGCCCTTCCGAACGCACCCGGTCGCTGAGGCGGCTGTGGGCACGGCTTTCGGGGAGGGAGCGGCGCTTTGTGCGGCAGGTGTTGCATGAGGCGAGTCGCCGCATTGTGGACGGCCTTGCGCCCGGCGATGTGCTGGCGATCGAAGACCTTCGCGGTCTTCGCGGACGTACGAAGCGAAAGGGCAAAGCGGCGCGCCACCTGCACCAGTTGTGGCCGTACGGTTTGTTTCGGCGCTTGCTGGAATACAAGGCCCGGCTCAAGGGGGTGCGGGTGGTGGTGGTTGACCCGGCGCATACGAGCCAGACATGTCCGTGTTGTGGGCACGTTGATCGACGCAATCGTCGGAGTGGGCGGCTGTTTCGATGCCGGGCGTGTGGATTTCAGCACAATGCGGACGTGGTAGCGGCGCTGAACCTTGCCCGAAGAGCGGGCTCTGAGGGCATGGGTCGTTGTCAGCCGGCCCCTGGTGCTATCCCGGCCGGTGGTCGGGAGGGCAAGCCCACGACTTCAGTCGTGGGTAGCTGA